One genomic window of Nicotiana sylvestris chromosome 10, ASM39365v2, whole genome shotgun sequence includes the following:
- the LOC138880061 gene encoding uncharacterized protein gives MFFDGAANFKGVGIGDVLVSETGQHYPISVKLRFPCTNNMAEYEACIMGLNLAIDMNIQELLVIGDSELLVHQVLGEWATKNTKIFPYMYHVQELMKRFTKIEFKHVPRIQSEFADARVTLSSMIEHLDKNLIDPIPVRIHNQRAYCAHVEEEADGNLWFHDIKEYLEKGECSEHANHTQKHTL, from the coding sequence atgttctttgatggagctgcaaatttcaaaggagtgggtattggagaTGTTTTGGTATCAGAGACAGGACAACATTATCCGATATCTGTGAAGCTCAGGTTtccgtgcaccaataatatggcagaatacgaggcttgcatcatggggctcaatttggccatcgacATGAATATCCAAGAAttgctggtaattggtgattcagaacttttggtacatcaggttctaggagagtgggctaccaagaataccaaaatattTCCATATATGTATCACGTGCAAGAGTTAatgaaaaggttcacaaagatagaattcaaacatgttccgagAATACAGAGCGAGTTCGCAGATGCACGGGTTACTTTGTCTTCCATGATAGAACATCTGGACAAGAATTTAATCGACCCTATTCCAGTAAGAATCCATAATCAGcgagcttattgtgctcatgttgaagaagaagcggatgggaacctgtggtttcatgatatcaaagaatacttgGAAAAAGGAGAATGCTCGGAGCATgcgaaccatactcagaaacaCACACTCTGA